From the genome of Planctomycetota bacterium:
TCCGCGCGTCGACGGAGCGGTCGAGACGACGTCGGGAAGCGTGAGAAATCCTGGGATTTTCTCGATGTTCGGCGAGGTGGGGCGGTCGTAGCCGTTAATGGACCAGTGGTCCGGGCGCGAGGATTCGCCGATCATCAGGATGTAGATTTCGTCGCCTTTCACATTCGATCTGGCGACGTCGAACTTATAATCGAGCCGTTCCCTCAGATGTTGCGAGGTGACCAGATACATTTGGAGACTGGCGCTGGACTGAAAGATCACGCCGAATGGGCTGCTCATGTCGTGATTGACGACGTCGAGGCAGGCCCGCGACAGCGTCTTTTTCCCCTGGCACCTGATTGTGTCCGCGCCGATGACAACCAGATAGCTCAAGGCGATCACCGCCACGGTGCATGCACGGATGCGGTGGGATGTCTGGACTTGGACGTTGCGAATCGCCCACAGGCCGACGGGATAGAGCACGCCCAGTCCGAAGAGGACGAAACAAATCTGCAGCCGGTACGTGCGGAGAAATTCCCCGCTGTCACCGAAGTCGGTAAAAGCCGTCATGATGTAGCCGCTGGACAAACGGGCTTGGAAATTCAGGACGAGAAACAGATCGGCGGTCGTCGTGAGATAGAGTGGAAACAACAGGAGGTGAAGCCAGACGGTGCGCCGAAAGAGGATGTGGATGCCAACGATCCATATCAGTGAAACGGCGAGATTCCAGCCCGCGAGCAAGTTGAACTCCACCTGGCTGCGGAGGTGAAGGAAATAAAATGCGATTGGGGACAGCAGGTAGAGCGAAAGCAGGATCGCCCCTACGGCACCCATCGGCGTATATTGCACGCTCAGGATGCCGCAGTTGAGTCGGCGCTGGTGAACATTCAATGTCGTCGGTGTTTGCGCATCCCCGTTGTTTGTCATCGCTGATTCCCCGGTCAGGCCAGATCCGTCGGAAATACGGACCCGGCGCATGAAACTCCGTCGCATGGGTGCCCGGATTTCAATCCAACACGGAAGGCGGCCGCTTCGGATGTGACGGGCGCCCGGAAACATTTCCCACCATGATCGGAATCTACTACATAATTCACACAATGCAAGCATGATGTGAGAAAATGATGATGATGTGTGAGATAGATATTCAATTTGACCGGCCACGCGCTGCGGCCGCACGGCTGTGGGCCTGCAATATATATCTTGCCATCGCCGTTTTATATGCGTTCCGACCGTGTCGGCGGTTTTGCCCCATGCACAAAAGGCAGGTCGAGGGTCTGCCGCGGTCCCGATCCTATATTCGTGGCGTCGGCTGGTTGCTGGCCGGGCCTGTGCGATTTGGATGCACCACCGGTGCGCTTGGACTCCGCGCGTGATCGACGGCGCGGTAGGGTGGGTCAAGCGAAGCGGACCCACCACGCGAGGCGTATGATGTTGCGATGCTCGATCATCGTCCATCGCGACGACGACATCGTTTGAAGAACTCGGGGTCGAGAAATTAATGCAAGGTGGCTTGGTGTGAACGGACGTTCCACACGCATACGCGCCGCTGCAAAATTGAACGTTCATTCGTCTATCGTGGTGGGTCCGCTTCGCTTGACCCACCCTACCTCGCTGCAAGCCGTGCGTATCACGATAACCGAAGCGGCACGGCACGGTACGGTCGAAGTGCCCAAACCGTGGCGACCGGCCGGTGGCGGTGGAGGCCAAATCGGTGAAGCACGATATGATCATGACGGTCGTACCGCTGAGCGTCGAAAGGCGGCAACGCTGACCAACACGTGCCGCCGCATCCGAGAGCCCGCGTCGTGAAGACGATCCATACATTCATCAGCCCGGTGCTCACGATCAGTTTGCTGATTTTCGCAGTCATATGGGTGACCGCGCACGGCGTCGTCAACTTCGGCCCCTGCGGCCCGACCGACCTCGGCGGCGTCCTCTGGCTGATCGGCGATCTGGTTGCCCCATACGGTATACTGGTCGGCTTGGCGCTCTCGCTGGTTAAAACCGCCGACCATTTCGCGCGATCGCCTCGTCAGTAACATGTCCGAAGCCACTATCTTGCGTCCAGCAGCATCCACTCACCAGATGGTGCCAAGTCAATTTCATGCCTGATCCGCCGTGTTGACTCCTTGCCGTCTTCGCCCTTGATCACGACTGTGCTTGTCGCTTTCCAACTGTACGGATTATCGGGTCGGTTTGGCTCAATAGCGTCGATTGTAAATTTCAGGAGTTTGGCATTGCGCAGATCGAATGTCCTGAAGTGCTTATCCGTGTCCGTGTCATGCATCCATTGAAGAAATCGATCCGCCAACTGTCTTTTTGCCTCTGGCGTGCGATCTATTGGTGTCCGCGCAGATGGGTCTCTCGGTGCGATCAACCATGTGCCGTCGTCGGATTTTAATATCATGTGGTGTAATTGCGTCGTACTCGTTTGACCCTTTTCTTTCTCAGTTTCAACCGTGGTCGTCGACCACCAGCCCAAGAGACCCTTATGCTCAATTTTAAGATCAAGAGTGTCAATCGAGTATTTCAATAGTTTTGCACCGATCAATTCATCGGGTAGAAAAAGCGGCTCTACTTCCTTGCCCTCCGACCAATCGTGAAATTTTGATTCGAGTTGCTTTCGGGCCTCGACCGTATTCTTGCCGCTTTCATCCGCGGGTTGTTGAAGGGTGTCCACCGACGGCGTGTCAATCCGCTCTGCGGGTTGCTGCTCAGATGCGGCCGCCGGCGGCACCGTCGTGACAGGAATCGGAGCCACGGCACCACTTTCCTTTTTGCATCCGGACATGGACAACAACGTGACGCAGAACAGGACGAATGATTGGTTGAGTTTCACAGGGGCCGTCCCTTCGTTTCGGGGAGATGGCGTAAGTGCCGTAGTCTTATCAGGTCCATGATATAAAGAGCAGGTTGATGACCTGCCATGCGCGACTTTCAAGGCGTGGTCAGGCCGCTTATGAGCGGCAGGGCACGGAGGCGGACATTGCGTTCGGTGATGGAGACGACCGCGCCGCGGGCGAGTTCGTCGGCGGCCTGATTCGCGACGCCCAGGATGTGCGCGGCGGCCTGGTCGCGGTTGAGTTCAGGGATTCGGATGCGGATCACGGAAGGATGCGCAGCGCCGCTCTCGTAAAGAAGACGATGGAAATCGCCGTCGTAGGTCACGATCACGGCGGCTCGCTGGATCGCTTCGACCATGATCCGCTGATCATCCGCGCGAGCCATCCCCAGCGCACCAACATGCTCGGCTTCGTGACCGGCGTCGATGAGCAGTTGAACGATCGAGCGGGCAACACCCTGATCGAGAAGGAATCTCACGAAGCGGGTCTCAACTCGATGATGCGATCTTCGAGCGTGGCGGCGGCATAGGCGAGGGCCTGGCGAATGTCTTCGTCTTCGAGTTCGGGATACTCCTTGCGGAGCTCGGCGCGATCGGGGTAGACGGCGAGCGCTTCAAGGACGCGCCGGACGGTCAGGCGCATGCCTCGGATGCAGGGCTGGCCGTTCATCATTTTCGGGTCGGATGTGATGCGGTCGAGTTCCATGTCGCAGCTCCGCGCGGGATCGGGACTGTCGTATTGTATCGGCGTTTGCGGGGCTTTTCGCGGGATGGACTTGTCACGCGGATACCACGCTTTGGGAAGCACGCCGCCCGTTCGACGGGCTCACGGCAAGAAGCGGCGTCGCTAAACGGGGGGCGGGGGTCAGCGTTGGACGGGTTTGAGGGAGGCGAGGTAGAGGGTGTTGGCGGCGGGGTTGTTGGCGGGTTGGAGTTCGATTTTTTCGATGGGCTTGGCGGGGTCGAATTTTGCGCCCGCTTTGCGGAGGTCGTCGAAGGCGAGGAAGTGGGTTTGCCAGTCGGCGGCGACTTCGATCGTGCCTTCGTATTTGGATTTGTCGGTGGTGTAGATTTTGACGGTGAGTTTGACGGGGTGGTCGGCTTTGGCGTGGAGGGCGAAGGCGGCGAAGTCTTTGACGTTCAGGGAGCCGAAGTAGAGGCCGATGCCGATGTAGGCGGGGTTGCCTTTGTGTTCGTAGGTGATCTGGCGGACGGGGTAGCCGAGCGTGGCATCATCGACGGGAGCGCTTTTGTATTTCGATTCGGGGTTGTTGTAGTGGTAGGACTCGGGGTGATCGGAGAAGAGGTAGGCCCCCGGAGTCGGCGCGGGGGGGAGGTGCGACACGTCGATGGCGACGTCGGCGGGGCGCTGGCGGTCGCCGGCGTACCAGTCGAGGACCTGCATCTGCGGGCGGTCTTTGCCATCGCGGGGCTGAACGGAGACGGGGTATGACCCGAACCACGGGCCGGCGGCCCAGTAGGTTCCGCCGAGGTTGTGGGCTTTCATTTCGGCGATGAAGCGGTCGAGGACGACGAGCCAGCGGGGGTCGTTGTCGGGGACGCCGAACTCGCCGATGAACCCGCGGGCGTGATGTTCGTCGAGCCATTGGATGAACGGTTGCAGACGCTGGACGCCGGTGTCGGGGCTCACGGATTTGTCGTCATAGTGCCCGCGGTAGGTGCCGGAGTTATCTTTGTCGAAGTATTGATGAGCTTCGTAGACGAAGTTGTCGGCGGGGTCGTGAATGTCGAGGTTGGGGTTGACCTTCGGCCACCAGTGAGCACCGGCGTAGCCCTCGCCGCAGACGGCGATGGTGTGGTTCATGTCAACGGTGCGGATGGCATCGACGGCGGCTTGCGCGGCGGCAGGCCAGAGGCCGTTGGTCCCGTGCGGTTCGTTCATGATGCTGTAACCGAAGACGGCGGGCTCGGATTTGTAGTGATCGGCGAGCTTGCGCCAGAAGTCGGCGAAGGCGTCGTTGGGGACGTCGGGAGTGCCGATGACTTTGCCGTTGTAGCGGGCGTAGTTGTGGGCATCGAGGAGCAGGTGCATGCCGCGCTCGCGCGCGAGGGCGACGACGGCGTCGAGACGTTTGAGTTCGGCCTCATCGAGGGGGCCCATGAGCTTGGGCTGCACGCGCTCCCATTTGAAGGGGAGTCGGATGAGGTCGAGGTGCTTGTCGTGAAAGTAGTCGAAGTCTTCGGCTTTGGGGTAGGTGTAGTCGTAGTTGAATCGGCCGGGCATTTTGCCGAACTCGCCGCCGGCGAGGTTGACGCCGATGTGGGTGGCGAGGTCGGGGGTTGGGACGGTGACGGGGGCGGGGGTTTGCGTCGGGTCGGGCTGAGGTGTTGCCGGCGCGGCGGAGGTGGGGGGCGGGGTTTGTTTGGCGCAGGCGGAGAGCAGGAGCAGCACGGCGAGGGTGAGCGGGGGGAGTTTCATCTATGGGAATGTAGGGCGCAGGCACACGATGGACAAGCGCGGGGGCAGCGCCGGAAAAACGCGGGGCGGTGCCCCGCCGCTAAACGGGGGCGATTGTGGTTCAGCGGCGGCGGGTGGGGCGGAAGGCGGCGAGGGCGAGGGTCATGAGGGAGAAGGTGGCGGGCTCGGGGACGGCGGTCAGTTCGACGCCCAGGTCGACGACGACGAAGTCGCCGGAGACGCTGGTGCGTTCGAATTCGAGCGTGACGACGTCACCGGCGGAGACGGCGAGGGCGAGGACGGCATTGGCGCCGCCGGAGCCGGCGGAGAATTCGAAGGGTTCGCCGCTGTCGAAGAGGTCGCCGCTGAAGAGCGATCCGCCGGTCAGGAGGGTCCCGTTGAGACGGAGGCGCCAATCGACGCTGCGGTCGATGTCGCGGCCGAGGTAGACGCCGCCGAGGATGTCGATGAGGCCGGCGGAGGGGGCGGTCCAGGTGACGTTGGCCAGTCCGTTGCCGGCGCCGTTGGCGGGGTCGGTGGCATGGACGACGATGTCGCCGGTGACCCAGTCGTGTCCGAAGGTTTCATTGCCGTTGGACTGGAACCAGAAGGGCAAGCGATCGGAGCCATCTTCGGAGCGCGCCCAGCCGGGCTGATCGGTGGCCCATCCGCCGATCATCTTCTGCCATGCATCGACATGCGGCAGGGCGTTGGCGCCTTCATTGAGGGACCAGGGGCCGTTGGGATTGGCCGACTCGGACCAGTCGGTCTTGAGATTGAAGAGGACGGCCTGAGCGGGGGAAACCGCGAGGACGGAGGCAATGATGGCGCACGCGAATGTGAAAGTCTTGATCATCCGAATCACCCTCTGTGTAGGTGAGGCGATTTTACATGGGAGATGGCGCGGAATGCAAGGGAAATCGCGGATTGGGGGGCGGGGTACCAGACGCATCGCGGCGAATCGCCGCTCAGCGTCGGCGTGGCGGGATGTGCGGTCAATGCGTTGCATCGGGGGCGGGGGGCGGGTACAAAATGGGGCCCCGTTCGGTGCAAAGTAAACTCATCGAGGTATTCCCCAATGGCTGTGCCTTCCGTCAAGCAACTCAAGACCGTCAAGAGCAATGTGTCCAAACTCGCCGCCGCGGCGCTGGAGTCGAGCGGCGGACTGCTGCGGCTGGCCCCGTGCTGGGTGCCCCGCTCGTTTTTGCAACCGGGCCTGCGGCTCAAGCTCGATCCGAAGGACACGTACGCGTTCGGTCTGGACCGCGGCGGGATCGACGAGCGCTGGTTCGGGTCCACGACCGAAGCGGCGAACGACAATCGCACGCCCGATGAGGGATTGAGCTATGTCGTGCATGAAGGTCAGCGGTGCACGCTGCGCGATGTGGTGTCGGAGATGGGCAGCGCGATCATCGGCGAGAAGATCTGGAAGCAGTACAAGAAGTGGCCGGTGTATTCGAAGTTCTTCGACAACATGGGGCCGATCCCGCATCACATGCACCAGAACGCGGCGCAGGCGAAGCTCGTCAAACAAGAGGGCAAGCCCGAGTCGTATTACTTTCCGCCGCAGCACAACAATGTGGGCAACAATTTTCCGTACACGTTCATGGGGCTCGAGCCCGGCACGACGCGCAAGCAGGTGCGCGACTGCATCGCGAATTGGAACAAGGGGGACAACGGGATTCTGAATCTGAGCCGGGCGTATCGCTTGCAGCCGGGGACGGGCTGGCTGATTCCGCCGTGCATTCTGCACGCCCCCGGAAGTCTGTGCACGTACGAGCCGCAGTGGGGCAGCGACGTGTTCGGGATGTATCAGAATC
Proteins encoded in this window:
- a CDS encoding PEP-CTERM sorting domain-containing protein, encoding MIKTFTFACAIIASVLAVSPAQAVLFNLKTDWSESANPNGPWSLNEGANALPHVDAWQKMIGGWATDQPGWARSEDGSDRLPFWFQSNGNETFGHDWVTGDIVVHATDPANGAGNGLANVTWTAPSAGLIDILGGVYLGRDIDRSVDWRLRLNGTLLTGGSLFSGDLFDSGEPFEFSAGSGGANAVLALAVSAGDVVTLEFERTSVSGDFVVVDLGVELTAVPEPATFSLMTLALAAFRPTRRR
- a CDS encoding sulfatase-like hydrolase/transferase encodes the protein MYGSSSRRGLSDAAARVGQRCRLSTLSGTTVMIISCFTDLASTATGRSPRFGHFDRTVPCRFGYRDTHGLQRGRVGQAKRTHHDRRMNVQFCSGAYACGTSVHTKPPCINFSTPSSSNDVVVAMDDDRASQHHTPRVVGPLRLTHPTAPSITRGVQAHRWCIQIAQARPATSRRHEYRIGTAADPRPAFCAWGKTADTVGTHIKRRWQDIYCRPTAVRPQRVAGQIEYLSHTSSSFSHIMLALCELCSRFRSWWEMFPGARHIRSGRLPCWIEIRAPMRRSFMRRVRISDGSGLTGESAMTNNGDAQTPTTLNVHQRRLNCGILSVQYTPMGAVGAILLSLYLLSPIAFYFLHLRSQVEFNLLAGWNLAVSLIWIVGIHILFRRTVWLHLLLFPLYLTTTADLFLVLNFQARLSSGYIMTAFTDFGDSGEFLRTYRLQICFVLFGLGVLYPVGLWAIRNVQVQTSHRIRACTVAVIALSYLVVIGADTIRCQGKKTLSRACLDVVNHDMSSPFGVIFQSSASLQMYLVTSQHLRERLDYKFDVARSNVKGDEIYILMIGESSRPDHWSINGYDRPTSPNIEKIPGFLTLPDVVSTAPSTRGAVPSMLSLAPVEDWDAVESQRSIVSAFKEAGFETYWLTTQAITPWSGIIYQIAAESDVTRFYDRKLDGVLVDDLAQILSTHKKPAKLFIVLHTTGNHFLYSLRYPQNFAKYPETGATRKETLINTYDNSVLYADDLISQVIKTVETRNSRALVMYVSDHGENLGDDGRRLYGHDIGTQYDLRTAAFIWCSRKLQDDSPEKCAAVKHNAAKKLSITNISPSILDITGTRVAGLDLTMSMFSPTFHEHPRFYRSPQGQLYAYPDVQKAPLAAR
- a CDS encoding cellulase family glycosylhydrolase; the encoded protein is MKLPPLTLAVLLLLSACAKQTPPPTSAAPATPQPDPTQTPAPVTVPTPDLATHIGVNLAGGEFGKMPGRFNYDYTYPKAEDFDYFHDKHLDLIRLPFKWERVQPKLMGPLDEAELKRLDAVVALARERGMHLLLDAHNYARYNGKVIGTPDVPNDAFADFWRKLADHYKSEPAVFGYSIMNEPHGTNGLWPAAAQAAVDAIRTVDMNHTIAVCGEGYAGAHWWPKVNPNLDIHDPADNFVYEAHQYFDKDNSGTYRGHYDDKSVSPDTGVQRLQPFIQWLDEHHARGFIGEFGVPDNDPRWLVVLDRFIAEMKAHNLGGTYWAAGPWFGSYPVSVQPRDGKDRPQMQVLDWYAGDRQRPADVAIDVSHLPPAPTPGAYLFSDHPESYHYNNPESKYKSAPVDDATLGYPVRQITYEHKGNPAYIGIGLYFGSLNVKDFAAFALHAKADHPVKLTVKIYTTDKSKYEGTIEVAADWQTHFLAFDDLRKAGAKFDPAKPIEKIELQPANNPAANTLYLASLKPVQR
- a CDS encoding DUF433 domain-containing protein, which codes for MELDRITSDPKMMNGQPCIRGMRLTVRRVLEALAVYPDRAELRKEYPELEDEDIRQALAYAAATLEDRIIELRPAS